ttgggcagaacgccgccctgtgcgatggtcacgccgcccagcagcttgttcaactcttcGTCGTttcggacggccagttgaaggtgacgggggatgattctggtcttcttgttgtcgcgggcagcgttaccggccagctccaggatctcggccgtcaggtactccaacACGGctgccaggtacaccggtgcgccggcacccacgcgctgggcgtagtttccttTGCGCAGGAAGCggtgcacccgaccgaccgggaactggagacccgcacgggaagaacggctcttggcctttgcgcgtgccttgccacctttgccacgtccagacatcttgtagtagtcgattgatttgcgtcaagcggcagaaaaaatgaaagaatgaagaGGCATTAATCCCTGTCCAAACGATTTATACCCCGCcactggattcacggcttccgacagcgaaccaatagagagagctcGATCTCGGGGAgaagttctaccacgtccgcgccttcttggactagacaatcccaaaatttgcattgttctcccatATAAAGGCCAAGCCGAGACAagtgcgattatattctttgctATCTAAATAATCTAATACGCCAAGAACGTCGTCATGccgccaagtggaaaagccgccaagaaagctggcaaggccaggcctgcaggagacaagaagcgtggaaggaggagaaagagaagggagaccttcggcgtctacatctacaaggtgctaaagcaggtgcaccccgacaccggcgtctccagcaaggccatgggcatcatgaactccttcgtcaacgacatcttcgagagaatcgctgccgaagcttctcgactggctcactacaacaagcgctccaccatcagcagccgcgagatccagaccgccgtgcgactcctgctgccaGGCGAGCTAGCCAaacacgccgtcagcgagggcaccaaggccgtcaccaagtacaccagctccaagtaaatcgtcCGCCTCCGCTCAAcgtaaccccggcctttttcaaggccacccacatcctcacaaaagagctatagcaatcacattccaGTCCAAACAGTGACTACACacaacgcacgcacgcacacgccacaaacctgggatcgcaggcgacataaaacagaATAGAACTTATGCCCtggaacacacaacaacaacaaaaacaacggaGTGAtcatgaaagagaaaaaaacaacaaagaaagtgaattttgacgtaataaaagtctgcacacgttcttattccACCAAACAAAGCTGACGCAACAAGAAGCTTGCGTcccttgccttctggaacaactgtcgtctgtgacgttccttagaacatgtacaacaatgaaTTGGCCGTCCATCGGCGTTCCCTTTTCCAGTCCAAACGCCCTAAACATACTAGTGAGCAATGTCTCACAAGCGTAGCCAAACTTCTGGACGACAacggactgtgtgtgtgtgtgtgtgtgtgtgtgtgtgtgtgtgtgtgtgtgtgtgtgtgcgttgcgtgctttgatatcattaccactagctgactgtgtttcgggcaaattcatccgttttcttcgccttattttattttattttgttctgctttcgtgttttcccgacaagatgtttgccTAGCTTGTCGGTGTCAAATCCTCCGCGCatcattgtcttgcttggctagcggcttgcttcccattggctagtggtggcgacggccaggactacgcgcaggtccgcagggcgatTATTAATCCGACTCCGTCAGGCCAGCTAATTCATTCTCGTTCTGTAAagacaagaacatcgtaatcatcatgtctggacgcggcaaaggaggcaaggggctcggaaagggaggcgctaagcgtcaccggaaggttcttcgcgacaacatccagggtatcaccaagccggctatccgtcgtcttgcccgtcgtggcggcgtgaagcgcatctccgggttgatctacgaggagacccgaggcgttctgaaggtgttcctggagaatgtgatccgcgacgcggtgacctacaccgagcacgccaagcgcaagacggtgaccgccatggacgtggtctacgctctgaaacgccaaggccgcaccctgtacggcttcggcggctaaaggatctgactctcctcatcgaaagcaagcaaaccccggcccttttctgggccacccaaatctgcccaaaagagctgtatcttctcacaacacatgtacacacctgactcgaacaacgagcataatacaAAAGTCTAAgccaagccggtcatgcaaacacacaacaatgaactgttatggtcccgttttctttgtagtgatagtcttgttgatttctgtaaagatgcgtgcacggttggatactaagacatgcgtgtgaagcgtagtttatacgttttgttttcttggtatactttgtgtatgtatgtgtgtgtgtgtgtgaagaatatAATTGGCGtgtggagagatcttggtgcaatTGAGAGTGTGTGTtgcttatgatctatatcttgtcgatctctgctcgttcacgcgtagtgaagttgcttggctcaaatatgatacatCTGCGTCCACTGAAAGCCTTggtgttcatcaattcatatgCGGTCACTCGTTTCTCTGCGTGCAAACTCCATCAGCCGTCGGCGTGGAGTCCAGGGcgtgcttactgaaaagtatggcaaatatctcaatatctgagggctagtgaccagccgcttccatcaaattagtgAGGTGGACAGGTCCTCTTGTAAGGAAACCGAGTCAGTATCATTTTTGATACCCGGGAAtggagaaattcaaccgtaaagttagaaaagaaacacaaatttcgccgcgacggacagtaagacgcggacaggctacgacgtttccgaccacgtccgcaccgtcgctacttcacgtcagcttgacaagatgtcgggttcatttccatcgcagacaaagcaagctatcatgtccgctccagcatcgtcccccaagaaggccaagaagcccagggcgcccaaggcccctgcggctcacccgcccaccaccgccatgattacggcggccctggaagcgctcaaggatcgtaaaggttcttccctgttggccatcaagaagtacatcgccggcaactacaagttcgacgtagAGAAGcagggacacttcatcaagcgcgccctgaaagcaTTGGTGGCcaagggcaccctcattcaggtgaaaggcacgggggcgtcgggatccttcaaaatcaacgtggcagccaagaaggccgccgagaagaagccggtcaagaaagtcgtcaagaagccggtcaagaaacccgcggccaagaagaccaccaagccgaaaaagcccgcggccaagaaggctgccacccccaagaaggcggcaaagaagccggccgccaagaaggccaagaaatctccggccaagaaaccagctgccaagaaaccggccaaaaAGACGCcgaaaaagaagccggccgcaaagaaggcagcgcctgccaagaaggcgaccaagcccaagaagaagtgaagatccgaccgtccaagtttctgaaaaccccggcccttttcagggccacccacatcttaacaaaagaactatgtcaatcaaatcaaagttatcacttttccacacGCCATATGctctccaaaaaaaaagaaagaaaatgaatgtaataagatagaaacatatctatcacccccccccccacacacacacacaacagactatcaaaagaatgggtggatgGACGCACAGGTAGACTGAATTTCGCCGAATATAAAGACGACGGAAGACGTCTAATTTCATGacgattttgtgtgtgtgttgcgaGTCCACAACtttattgagcaatgaaattgacgaatgcctggttgccactgtatgtctaggcacgagcgtttgcccgagtgtatgtgTAGCCCATTGACATTCCATACCGCATGCATCTTCAATTCATGCGCTACCCtacccccaaaagtgccgagcttgctgcaaaagtcggaTTCTGGAGACAcaaaaactgaccaatcgcaagctcggatttcagccagggaaccaatcagacggcagggcgcccgccaattgtaatctgcgggcatATGATTAGCGggtgttataaattcactctccaccgctCGCCGTACGCGTCCACttttattgtcttgcacttgagtgtaGACGAAATTCATCCGTttgttcgacatggcacgtaccaagcagaccgcccgtaagtccaccggtggcaaagcccccaggaagcagctggcaaccaaggccgcgcgcaagagcgccccggctaccggcggcgtcaagaagcctcaccgctacaggcctggcaccgtggccctgagagagatccgtcgctaccagaagtccaccgagctgctcatccgcaagctgcccttccagcgcctggtgcgcgagatcgcccaagacttcaagaccgacctgcgcttccagagctcggcggtcatggctctgcaggaagccagcgaggcctacctggtcggtctcttcgaggacaccaacctgtgcgccatccacgccaaacgcgtcaccatcatgcccaaggacatccagctcgctcgccgtatccgaggggagcgagcctaaggaggatcgcaacaagatcaacgacaaccccggcccttttcagggccacccacatatcccagaaagatctatatcgttcacctttctttaaacagacgtaCGTTCTTTCGTCTGACATACAATTACacacgactcgcacatcacccccccccccaaatacctGTAAACGCatatcaattcagccgacagtgtgaTGACTTTATTAATTTAATGTTCTTTCGTTGTTGAGCCTGAATTACACACAACTCGCACCcccatgtactacatgtacacgcaAATCGATTCAGCCGACATTgtaatgactttattgacattaaagAGTGTTACAACGTGCACACACatataacatacatatatgtcagctagCATTAAACGACACACTTGTAAGACGCGGGCCATCTGAGAATATCATATTGTGGCCATGACGttgattgtctgtcagctatcttggacggGCTATGccatatgtaaggttacttttactaCTAAATTGTCTTAGTCTCAACAGATGTActgtgtgggtggggggggggtatccATTCGTGTATCTgcattgattcagtgtgaagagaatacagttctttcgtgaggatgtgggtggccctgaaaagggccggggtttcggTTTCGTCTGGAAATTACGTAGCcttgctggtcttcttgggcagaagcacggcgtggatgttgggcagaacgccgccctgtgcgatggtcacgccgcccagcagcttgttcaactcttcGTCGTttcggacggccagttgaaggtgacgggggatgattctggtcttcttgttgtcgcgggcagcgttaccggccagctccaggatctcggccgtcaggtactccaacACGGctgccaggtacaccggtgcgccggcacccacgcgctgggcgtagtttccttTGCGCAGGAAGCggtgcacccgaccgaccgggaactggagacccgcacgggaagaacggctcttggcctttgcgcgtgccttgccacctttgccacgtccagacatcttgtagtagtcgattgatttgcgtcaagcggcagaaaaaatgaaagaatgaagaGGCATTAATCCCTGTCCAAACGATTTATACCCCGCcactggattcacggcttccgacagcgaaccaatagagagagctcGATCTCGGGGAgaagttctaccacgtccgcgccttcttggactagacaatcccaaaatttgcattgttctcccatATAAAGGCCAAGCCGAGACAagtgcgattatattctttgctATCTAAATAATCTAATACGCCAAGAACGTCGTCATGccgccaagtggaaaagccgccaagaaagctggcaaggccaggcctgcaggagacaagaagcgtggaaggaggagaaagagaagggagaccttcggcgtctacatctacaaggtgctaaagcaggtgcaccccgacaccggcgtctccagcaaggccatgggcatcatgaactccttcgtcaacgacatcttcgagagaatcgctgccgaagcttctcgactggctcactacaacaagcgctccaccatcagcagccgcgagatccagaccgccgtgcgactcctgctgccaGGCGAGCTAGCCAaacacgccgtcagcgagggcaccaaggccgtcaccaagtacaccagctccaagtaaatcgtcCGCCTCCGCTCAAcgtaaccccggcctttttcaaggccacccacatcctcacaaaagagctatagcaatcacattccaGTCCAAACAGTGACTACACacaacgcacgcacgcacacgccacaaacctgggatcgcaggcgacataaaacagaATAGAACTTATGCCCtggaacacacaacaacaacaaaaacaacggaGTGAtcatgaaagagaaaaaaacaacaaagaaagtgaattttgacgtaataaaagtctgcacacgttcttattccACCAAACAAAGCTGACGCAACAAGAAGCTTGCGTcccttgccttctggaacaactgtcgtctgtgacgttccttagaacatgtacaacaatgaaTTGGCCGTCCATCGGCGTTCCCTTTTCCAGTCCAAACGCCCTAAACATACTAGTGAGCAATGTCTCACAAGCGTAGCCAAACTTCTGGACGACAacggactgtgtgtgtgtgtgtgtgtgtgtgtgtgtgtgtgtgtgtgtgtgtgtgtgtgtgtgtgtgtgtgtgcgttgcgtgctttgatatcattaccactagctgactgtgtttcgggcaaattcatccgttttcttcgccttattttattttattttgttctgctttcgtgttttcccgacaagatgtttgccTAGCTTGTCGGTGTCAAATCCTCCGCGCatcattgtcttgcttggctagcggcttgcttcccattggctagtggtggcgacggccaggactacgcgcaggtccgcagggcgatTATTAATCCGACTCCGTCAGGCCAGCTAATTCATTCTCGTTCTGTAAagacaagaacatcgtaatcatcatgtctggacgcggcaaaggaggcaaggggctcggaaagggaggcgctaagcgtcaccggaaggttcttcgcgacaacatccagggtatcaccaagccggctatccgtcgtcttgcccgtcgtggcggcgtgaagcgcatctccgggttgatctacgaggagacccgaggcgttctgaaggtgttcctggagaatgtgatccgcgacgcggtgacctacaccgagcacgccaagcgcaagacggtgaccgccatggacgtggtctacgctctgaaacgccaaggccgcaccctgtacggcttcggcggctaaaggatCTGACTCTCCTCATCGAAACTGCaagcaaaccccggcccttttcagggccacccaaatctgcccaaaagagctgtatcttctcacaacacatgtacacacctgactcgaacaacgagcataatacaAAAGTCAAAgccaagccggtcatgcaaacacacaacaatgaactgttatggtcccgttttctttgtagtgatagtcttgttgatttctgtaaagatgcgtgcacggttggatactaagaCATGCGTGTGAAGCGTCGTTTATacgttttattttcttggtatactttgtgtatgtgtgtgtgtgaagaatatAATTGGCGtgtggagagatcttggtgcaatTGGGAGTGTGTGTtgcttatgatctatatcttgtcgataTCTACTCGTTCACGCGTAGTGAagttgcttggctcaaatatgatgcaTCTGCGTCAACTGAAAGCCTTggtgttcatcaattcatatgCGGTCACTCGTTTCTCTGCGTGCAAACTCGATCAGCCGTCGGCGTGGAGTCCAGGGcgtgcttactgaaaagtatggcaaatatctcaatatctgagggctagtgaccagccgcttccatcaaattagtgAGGTGGACAGGTCCTCTTGTAAGGAAACCGAGTCAGTATCATTTTTGATACCCGGGAAtggagaaattcaaccgtaaagttagaaaagaaacacaaatttcgccgCGACGGACAGTAAGACGCAGACACgctacgacgtttccgaccacgtccgcaccgtcgctactcttcacgccagcttgacaagatgtcgggttcatttccatcgcagacaaagcaagcaatcatgtccgctccagcatcgtcccccaagaaggccaagaagcccagggcgcccaaggcccctgcggctcacccgcccaccaccgccatgattacggcggccctggaagcgctcaaggatcgtaaaggttcttccctgttggccatcaagaagtacatcgccggcaactacaagttcgacgtagAGAAGcagggacacttcatcaagcgcgccctgaaagcaTTGGTGGCcaagggcaccctcattcaggtgaaaggcacgggggcgtcgggatccttcaaaatcaacgtggcagccaagaaggccgccgagaagaagccggtcaagaaagtcgtcaagaagccggtcaagaaacccgcggccaagaagaccaccaagccgaaaaagcccgcggccaagaaggctgccacccccaagaaggcggcaaagaagccggccgccaagaaggtcaagaaatctccggccaagaaaccagctgccaagaaaccggccaaaaAGACGCcgaaaaagaagccggccgcaaagaaggcagcgcctgccaagaaggcgaccaagcccaagaagaagtgaagatccgaccgtccaagtttctgaaaaccccggcccttttcagggccacccacatcttaacaaaagaactatgtcaatcacatcaaagttatcacttttccacacGCCATATgctctccaaaaaaaaaaaaaagaatgaatgaatgtaataagatagaaacatatctatcaccccccccccccaccacacacacacacacacacacacacacacacacacacacacacacacaacagactatcaaaagaatgggtggatgGACGCACAGGTAGACTGAATTTCGCCGAATATAAAGACGACGGAAGACGTCTAATGGCATGacgattttgtgtgtgtgttgcgaGTCCACAACtttattgagcaatgaaattGACGAAAGCCTGGTTGCTACTGTATGTCTAggcacgagcgtttgcccgagtgtatgtgtagcccattgacattctataccgCATGCATCTTTAATTCATGCGCTACCCtacccccaaaagtgccgagcttgctgcaaaagtcggaTTCTGGAGACAcaaaaactgaccaatcgcaagctcggatttcagccagggaaccaatcagacggcagggcgcccgccaattgtaatctgcgggcatATGATTAGCGggtgttataaattcactctccaccgctCGCCGACCACTTTTATTGacttgcacttgagcgtagacgaagttcatccgttcgttcgacatggcacgtaccaagcagaccgcccgtaagtccaccggtggcaaagccccc
The nucleotide sequence above comes from Branchiostoma lanceolatum isolate klBraLanc5 chromosome 14, klBraLanc5.hap2, whole genome shotgun sequence. Encoded proteins:
- the LOC136448979 gene encoding late histone H2A.2.2-like — encoded protein: MSGRGKGGKARAKAKSRSSRAGLQFPVGRVHRFLRKGNYAQRVGAGAPVYLAAVLEYLTAEILELAGNAARDNKKTRIIPRHLQLAVRNDEELNKLLGGVTIAQGGVLPNIHAVLLPKKTSKAT
- the LOC136449189 gene encoding histone H1-like encodes the protein MSGSFPSQTKQAIMSAPASSPKKAKKPRAPKAPAAHPPTTAMITAALEALKDRKGSSLLAIKKYIAGNYKFDVEKQGHFIKRALKALVAKGTLIQVKGTGASGSFKINVAAKKAAEKKPVKKVVKKPVKKPAAKKTTKPKKPAAKKAATPKKAAKKPAAKKAKKSPAKKPAAKKPAKKTPKKKPAAKKAAPAKKATKPKKK
- the LOC136448973 gene encoding histone H3; its protein translation is MARTKQTARKSTGGKAPRKQLATKAARKSAPATGGVKKPHRYRPGTVALREIRRYQKSTELLIRKLPFQRLVREIAQDFKTDLRFQSSAVMALQEASEAYLVGLFEDTNLCAIHAKRVTIMPKDIQLARRIRGERA
- the LOC136448975 gene encoding late histone H2A.2.2-like, producing MSGRGKGGKARAKAKSRSSRAGLQFPVGRVHRFLRKGNYAQRVGAGAPVYLAAVLEYLTAEILELAGNAARDNKKTRIIPRHLQLAVRNDEELNKLLGGVTIAQGGVLPNIHAVLLPKKTSKAT
- the LOC136448606 gene encoding late histone H1-like, which gives rise to MSAPASSPKKAKKPRAPKAPAAHPPTTAMITAALEALKDRKGSSLLAIKKYIAGNYKFDVEKQGHFIKRALKALVAKGTLIQVKGTGASGSFKINVAAKKAAEKKPVKKVVKKPVKKPAAKKTTKPKKPAAKKAATPKKAAKKPAAKKVKKSPAKKPAAKKPAKKTPKKKPAAKKAAPAKKATKPKKK